AGAACAGTTGACATCCGAGTTGTTTGTCCCGTTTACTATTTCCGATTATTTTATTGCCAAGTCGCTCATTTTTGCACAAAAAACCCTTGAAAGCGATGAGTTTACCCTGTACAGGCGTCTTTTTGATATTATCATTTCAGCACTTCCCAAGCCCGACCTGTACGTGTATCTTTATGTTGATATTGAAAAACTTAAACGTAATATTAGCAAAAGAGGCAGGACGTATGAACAAAATATTCAACCCGAATATCTTGAAAAAATACAGGCAGGCTATCTCGACTATTTTAAATACATTCCCGAACAAAGGATACTGATTATTGATGTAAATAATATTGATTTTGTGAATAATGCCGATGATTACCGGCTGATTACCGAAACCATTTTCAAACC
The Lentimicrobiaceae bacterium genome window above contains:
- a CDS encoding deoxynucleoside kinase → MLYNYICIEGNIGAGKTSLATKIAADTQAKLILERFEDNSFLPKFYENPRQYAFPLELSFLADRYQQLKEQLTSELFVPFTISDYFIAKSLIFAQKTLESDEFTLYRRLFDIIISALPKPDLYVYLYVDIEKLKRNISKRGRTYEQNIQPEYLEKIQAGYLDYFKYIPEQRILIIDVNNIDFVNNADDYRLITETIFKPYDKGLHRVILKNAT